In a single window of the Manis pentadactyla isolate mManPen7 chromosome 14, mManPen7.hap1, whole genome shotgun sequence genome:
- the EMID1 gene encoding EMI domain-containing protein 1 isoform X1, whose translation MGGPRAWTLLCLGLLLPAGSAAWSVAGAQFSGRRNWCSYVVTRTISCHVQNGTSLQRVLQNCPWPMSCPRNSYRTVVRPTYKVMYKTVTAREWRCCPGHSGASCEEGSSGFVEPRWSGNTMRQMALRPAAFSGCLNCSKVLELSERLKVLEAKVAVLAVTERAVPPTSAAPKDPAPLWGSPAAQGSPGDGGFQDQGGAWGLPGPTGPKGDTGSRGPIGMRGPPGPQGPPGSPGQAGTVGTPGERGPPGPPGPPGLPGPPAPVGPPHARISQHGDPLLSNTFTETSSHWPQGPAGPPGPPGPVGPPGLPGPMGVPGSPGHMGPSGPTGPKGISGHPGEKGERGLRGEPGARGSRGQRGEPGPKGDPGEKSHWGEGLLQLREALKILAERVLILETMIGLYEPEGSGAGPADSGTASLLRGKRGGHTANYRIVAPRSRNERG comes from the exons GAACTGGTGCTCCTATGTGGTGACCCGAACCATCTCATGCCACGTGCAAAATGGCACCTCCCTTCAGCGAGTGCTGCAGAATTGCCCCTGGCCCATGAGCTGCCCGCGGAACAG CTACAGAACTGTTGTGAGACCCACGTACAAGGTGATGTACAAGACAGTGACCGCCCGCGAGTGGAGGTGCTGCCCTGGGCACTCAGGGGCGAGCTGCGAGGAAG GCTCTTCTGGCTTTGTGGAGCCCAGGTGGTCAGGCAACACCATGCGGCAGATGGCACTTCGGCCCGCCGCCTTCTCAG GTTGTCTCAACTGCAGCAAAGTGTTGGAGTTGTCAGAGCGGCTGAAGGTGCTGGAGGCCAAG GTGGCGGTGCTGGCTGTCACTGAGCGGGCAGTGCCCCCAACCTCAGCTGCCCCCAAGGATCCTGCCCCACTCTGGGGCTCGCCAGCTGCCCAGGGCAGCCCGGGGGATGGAGGCTTCCAAG ATCAAGGTGGTGCCTGGGGGCTCCCTGGGCCCACTGGCCCCAAGGGCGACACCGGAAGCCGGGGCCCAATAGGGATGAGAGGCCCGCCAG GTCCACAGGGCCCTCCAGGGAGTCCTGGCCAGGCTGGAACTGTGGGCACGCCTGGAGAGAGGGGACCTCCAGGCCCACCAGGGCCTCCTGGCCTCCCTGGGCCACCAGCCCCTGTTGGACCGCCCCACGCCCGGATCTCCCAGCATG GTGACCCACTGCTGTCTAATACCTTCACTGAGACCAGCAGCCATTGGCCACAGGGACCAGCTGGGCCCCCAGGCCCCCCGGGGCCAGTGG GTCCCCCTGGACTTCCTGGTCCCATGGGCGTCCCTGGGAGTCCTGGACACATG GGACCCTCAGGCCCCACTGGACCCAAAGGGATCTCCGGCCACCCAGGAGAGAAGGGCGAAAGA GGACTGCGTGGGGAGCCGGGTGCCCGAGGCTCCAGGGGGCAGCGG GGAGAACCTGGCCCCAAAGGAGACCCTGGTGAGAAGAGCCACTGG GGGGAGGGGTTGCTCCAACTACGCGAGGCTTTGAAGATTTTAGCTGAGAGGGTTTTAATCTTGGAAACAATGATTGGGCTCTATG AACCAGAGGGGTCGGGGGCAGGCCCCGCCGATTCGGGCACCGCCAGCCTCCTGCGGGGCAAGAGGGGAGGACACACAGCCAACTACCGGATCGTGGCCCCCAGAAGCCGCAACGAGAGAGGCTGA
- the EMID1 gene encoding EMI domain-containing protein 1 isoform X2, protein MGGPRAWTLLCLGLLLPAGSAAWSVAGAQFSGRRNWCSYVVTRTISCHVQNGTSLQRVLQNCPWPMSCPRNSYRTVVRPTYKVMYKTVTAREWRCCPGHSGASCEEGSSGFVEPRWSGNTMRQMALRPAAFSGCLNCSKVLELSERLKVLEAKVAVLAVTERAVPPTSAAPKDPAPLWGSPAAQGSPGDGGFQDQGGAWGLPGPTGPKGDTGSRGPIGMRGPPGPQGPPGSPGQAGTVGTPGERGPPGPPGPPGLPGPPAPVGPPHARISQHGDPLLSNTFTETSSHWPQGPAGPPGPPGPVGPPGLPGPMGVPGSPGHMGPSGPTGPKGISGHPGEKGERGLRGEPGARGSRGQRGEPGPKGDPGEKSHWNQRGRGQAPPIRAPPASCGARGEDTQPTTGSWPPEAATREAEGGVAPRGGLGAASRDCPSIFINVLRVPCAAWAFGVGGSCPGTPCTFASSEAKQGLWHEREGWPR, encoded by the exons GAACTGGTGCTCCTATGTGGTGACCCGAACCATCTCATGCCACGTGCAAAATGGCACCTCCCTTCAGCGAGTGCTGCAGAATTGCCCCTGGCCCATGAGCTGCCCGCGGAACAG CTACAGAACTGTTGTGAGACCCACGTACAAGGTGATGTACAAGACAGTGACCGCCCGCGAGTGGAGGTGCTGCCCTGGGCACTCAGGGGCGAGCTGCGAGGAAG GCTCTTCTGGCTTTGTGGAGCCCAGGTGGTCAGGCAACACCATGCGGCAGATGGCACTTCGGCCCGCCGCCTTCTCAG GTTGTCTCAACTGCAGCAAAGTGTTGGAGTTGTCAGAGCGGCTGAAGGTGCTGGAGGCCAAG GTGGCGGTGCTGGCTGTCACTGAGCGGGCAGTGCCCCCAACCTCAGCTGCCCCCAAGGATCCTGCCCCACTCTGGGGCTCGCCAGCTGCCCAGGGCAGCCCGGGGGATGGAGGCTTCCAAG ATCAAGGTGGTGCCTGGGGGCTCCCTGGGCCCACTGGCCCCAAGGGCGACACCGGAAGCCGGGGCCCAATAGGGATGAGAGGCCCGCCAG GTCCACAGGGCCCTCCAGGGAGTCCTGGCCAGGCTGGAACTGTGGGCACGCCTGGAGAGAGGGGACCTCCAGGCCCACCAGGGCCTCCTGGCCTCCCTGGGCCACCAGCCCCTGTTGGACCGCCCCACGCCCGGATCTCCCAGCATG GTGACCCACTGCTGTCTAATACCTTCACTGAGACCAGCAGCCATTGGCCACAGGGACCAGCTGGGCCCCCAGGCCCCCCGGGGCCAGTGG GTCCCCCTGGACTTCCTGGTCCCATGGGCGTCCCTGGGAGTCCTGGACACATG GGACCCTCAGGCCCCACTGGACCCAAAGGGATCTCCGGCCACCCAGGAGAGAAGGGCGAAAGA GGACTGCGTGGGGAGCCGGGTGCCCGAGGCTCCAGGGGGCAGCGG GGAGAACCTGGCCCCAAAGGAGACCCTGGTGAGAAGAGCCACTGG AACCAGAGGGGTCGGGGGCAGGCCCCGCCGATTCGGGCACCGCCAGCCTCCTGCGGGGCAAGAGGGGAGGACACACAGCCAACTACCGGATCGTGGCCCCCAGAAGCCGCAACGAGAGAGGCTGAGGGTGGTGTGGCCCCTCGGGGTGGGCTAGGAGCTGCCTCCAGAGACTGCCCATCCATATTTATTAATGTCCTCAGGGTCCCCTGTGCCGCCTGGGCCTTTGGAGTAGGTGGGTCTTGTCCTGGCACCCCATGCACATTTGCCTCCTCTGAGGCTAAGCAGGGGCTATGGCATGAGAGGGAGGGGTGGCCCAGGTGA
- the EMID1 gene encoding EMI domain-containing protein 1 isoform X3 yields the protein MGGPRAWTLLCLGLLLPAGSAAWSVAGAQFSGRRNWCSYVVTRTISCHVQNGTSLQRVLQNCPWPMSCPRNSYRTVVRPTYKVMYKTVTAREWRCCPGHSGASCEEGSSGFVEPRWSGNTMRQMALRPAAFSGCLNCSKVLELSERLKVLEAKVAVLAVTERAVPPTSAAPKDPAPLWGSPAAQGSPGDGGFQDQGGAWGLPGPTGPKGDTGSRGPIGMRGPPGPQGPPGSPGQAGTVGTPGERGPPGPPGPPGLPGPPAPVGPPHARISQHGDPLLSNTFTETSSHWPQGPAGPPGPPGPVGPPGLPGPMGVPGSPGHMGPSGPTGPKGISGHPGEKGERGLRGEPGARGSRGQRGEPGPKGDPGEKSHWAPSLQSFLQQQARLELLARRVTLLEAIIWPEPEGSGAGPADSGTASLLRGKRGGHTANYRIVAPRSRNERG from the exons GAACTGGTGCTCCTATGTGGTGACCCGAACCATCTCATGCCACGTGCAAAATGGCACCTCCCTTCAGCGAGTGCTGCAGAATTGCCCCTGGCCCATGAGCTGCCCGCGGAACAG CTACAGAACTGTTGTGAGACCCACGTACAAGGTGATGTACAAGACAGTGACCGCCCGCGAGTGGAGGTGCTGCCCTGGGCACTCAGGGGCGAGCTGCGAGGAAG GCTCTTCTGGCTTTGTGGAGCCCAGGTGGTCAGGCAACACCATGCGGCAGATGGCACTTCGGCCCGCCGCCTTCTCAG GTTGTCTCAACTGCAGCAAAGTGTTGGAGTTGTCAGAGCGGCTGAAGGTGCTGGAGGCCAAG GTGGCGGTGCTGGCTGTCACTGAGCGGGCAGTGCCCCCAACCTCAGCTGCCCCCAAGGATCCTGCCCCACTCTGGGGCTCGCCAGCTGCCCAGGGCAGCCCGGGGGATGGAGGCTTCCAAG ATCAAGGTGGTGCCTGGGGGCTCCCTGGGCCCACTGGCCCCAAGGGCGACACCGGAAGCCGGGGCCCAATAGGGATGAGAGGCCCGCCAG GTCCACAGGGCCCTCCAGGGAGTCCTGGCCAGGCTGGAACTGTGGGCACGCCTGGAGAGAGGGGACCTCCAGGCCCACCAGGGCCTCCTGGCCTCCCTGGGCCACCAGCCCCTGTTGGACCGCCCCACGCCCGGATCTCCCAGCATG GTGACCCACTGCTGTCTAATACCTTCACTGAGACCAGCAGCCATTGGCCACAGGGACCAGCTGGGCCCCCAGGCCCCCCGGGGCCAGTGG GTCCCCCTGGACTTCCTGGTCCCATGGGCGTCCCTGGGAGTCCTGGACACATG GGACCCTCAGGCCCCACTGGACCCAAAGGGATCTCCGGCCACCCAGGAGAGAAGGGCGAAAGA GGACTGCGTGGGGAGCCGGGTGCCCGAGGCTCCAGGGGGCAGCGG GGAGAACCTGGCCCCAAAGGAGACCCTGGTGAGAAGAGCCACTGG GCTCCTAGCTTACAGAGCTTCCTGCAGCAGCAGGCTCGGCTGGAGCTCCTGGCCAGACGGGTCACCCTGCTGGAAGCCATCATCTGGCCAG AACCAGAGGGGTCGGGGGCAGGCCCCGCCGATTCGGGCACCGCCAGCCTCCTGCGGGGCAAGAGGGGAGGACACACAGCCAACTACCGGATCGTGGCCCCCAGAAGCCGCAACGAGAGAGGCTGA